GCCCTACCAGCCGCGTGACGTGGCCTGGTCGGCGGACGCGAAGCGGCTGGTGCTCAGCTCCCGCCGGGACATCGCGCCGAACTCCCCCGAGCAGCTGTCCGAACTCGTCCTCGCCACGGGCACGCTGACCCCGTTGACCGCACAGCTGCCGGGCCGCCAGAAGGAACCCGCCTTCCAGCAGAAGGTCGACCTGGCGGTGACCGCGCCGCCCGTCGGCCCGTCGGTGGAGGCCGGTTCCTCGGTGACGATGACGGTCACCGTCACCAACCACGGCCCCGCCCCGTCCCCCGGCACCACCTTCGTCGCCGACGTACCGCCGGGCGTCCGCCTGGAGGAGCTCACCACCGACTCCGGTTCCTGCGGAGCCGGTTCACCGGCCTGCGACCTGGGCGTGCTCGCACCGGGCGCCGAGGTGGAGGTCACCGCACGGCTCACGGGCGTCACGACGGGGCCCTGGCAGATCGGCTGGTCGGTCACCGGAGCCGTCGTCGACCCGAACCCCACCGACAACGCCACCGGGACGGCCGTCCAGGTCAACGACGTCCCCCCGGAGCCCAGCCCGTCCCCCTCGGCGCCCACTCCGGCCCCGCCGACCCCTTCTCCCGCACCGCCCGCACAGCCGCCGGCCCCGCTGCCGCCCGAACCCGAGGCGGGACCGGGAGTCGTCGTGCGGGCCCAGCCCAGCCCCGGATACGTGGGCGGGCGGGTCGTGGTGACGTACACCGTGCGCAACGGGAAGAACGCGCTCGCCACCGGCCTGCGGCTACGGCTCGGGCTGCCCGCCGGGATCCCGGTGACCACCCTCCCGGCAGGGTGCAGGGCCGGGGTGTGCACGCTGCCCGACCTGGCGCCGGGTGCCTCGTCGGTCCTGCGCGTGGTGCTCGCCCCGGACCGGGCCCTGCGGACGAAGGTCACCGGAACGCTGACCACGAGCGGCACCGACGCGGACCGCGGTGACAACGTCTCCCGGATCCCGCTGCGCATCCTCCAGCCGCGCATCGTCTCGGTGCCCGAGGTCGGCAAACCCGGGTTCGTCACCTCGGTACGCGGCAAGGACTTCCCGCCCGGCGTACCGGTGAAGCTCACCTGGAAGCCGGGGATCACCGCGACCGCGCCGCCGACCCGTCCGGGCGGTGACGGCACCTTCATCGCGCAGCTGCTGATCCTGGTCAAGGACCGGACGGGTCCGCGCACGATCACGGCCTCGGGGCCGGGGTTCAGCCCCGTCACCACCGACTTCCTGGTGGTGACCGGCACCATCGTCCCGCCGGACGAGGTGGGGCGCAGGTGATCCACGAAGTCGACGAGGGCCTGCGCCTGTTGCTGGTCGACGCCGGTCTCCAGGAGAGCGGCGTCGAGCTGGTCTTCGACGCCCCGACGAGGGACTGGTCCGCGCGGCGCAACGCTCCCACGGTCAGCGTCTTCCTCTACGGCATCCGCGAGGACGCCACCCGGCGCCGTACCGGCACGGCCGAGGAGTTCGACGACGAGGGCGTGGTCACGGGGCGGCGGAACCCTCCGCGCTGGTTCGAACTGACCTATCTGCTCACCGCGTGGACCAACCGTCCCCAGGACGAACACCGGCTGCTCTCCGAGGTGTTGCGCTGCGTGATCCGCACGGACGTGCTGCCCGACCGGATGCTCACGGGCAGCCTGGCCATGCTCGGGCTGCCCGTCGAGGTGGAGGCGGCGTCCGCCGGTTCCGGCGACCGTCCGTCCACCGTGGACGTGTGGTCCGCACTCGGCGGCGAGCTGAAGGCCGCGATCGACCTGCGGGTGTGGGCGCCGCTGGCCGGCGAGGTGACGGCCGTCGGACCGCCGGTCACCGAAGGCCTGTTGGTGCGTACGGCGCCCGAGCGCGACGGCGAGGCGACGGAGCCGGGGCGCCGGCTGCGCTACGACGGGGCGTCGGACCCTGCCGGGCAGGGCTTCGCCGCGGAACGTGAACGACAGCTTCCGCCGGGCCGGCGCAGGCGTGGAGGTCCGGCCCGGTGACGACGGCGTACGAGGCCCCGGCCGAAGTCCGGGAGCCGGGCGGCGGTACCCCGTCGGCTTCCGGTATCCCGCCGACTTCCGGTATCCCGCCGACGGACCTGGAGGACCTCTGGGAGCGGCTCGGCCGCATCGAGCGGCGGGTACGGCACGCGGTCGCGCTGCG
This genomic interval from Streptomyces sp. NBC_00464 contains the following:
- a CDS encoding DUF4255 domain-containing protein; its protein translation is MIHEVDEGLRLLLVDAGLQESGVELVFDAPTRDWSARRNAPTVSVFLYGIREDATRRRTGTAEEFDDEGVVTGRRNPPRWFELTYLLTAWTNRPQDEHRLLSEVLRCVIRTDVLPDRMLTGSLAMLGLPVEVEAASAGSGDRPSTVDVWSALGGELKAAIDLRVWAPLAGEVTAVGPPVTEGLLVRTAPERDGEATEPGRRLRYDGASDPAGQGFAAERERQLPPGRRRRGGPAR